The following are encoded in a window of Desulfovibrio legallii genomic DNA:
- the pstA gene encoding phosphate ABC transporter permease PstA, which yields MFWLLRAVAACNVLALLGVCAFLLRNGLPALSWEFLTQPPRNMMTEGGIWPCIVGTAILSLGSLLLAFPLGVASAVYLHEYAGRSPFARYVRLGVNNLAGVPSVVFGLFGLSFFVTFCGFGVSILSGVLTLAVLTLPVIIGTAEEALRNVPDTYREASLALGAAKSQTIARVVLPCALPGMLTGAILGVARAAGETAAIMFTAAVFYTPRTPDSVFSAVMALPYHMYVLATAGTEIEKTRPLQYGTGLVLLLLVLGMNLLAIILRDRLQKRA from the coding sequence ATGTTCTGGCTGCTGCGCGCCGTGGCCGCCTGCAACGTGCTGGCTCTGCTCGGCGTGTGCGCCTTTTTGCTGCGCAACGGCCTGCCCGCCCTGAGCTGGGAGTTCCTTACCCAGCCGCCCCGCAACATGATGACCGAAGGGGGCATCTGGCCCTGCATTGTGGGCACGGCCATCCTTTCTTTGGGTTCGCTGCTGCTGGCCTTCCCTCTGGGCGTGGCCTCGGCCGTGTATCTGCACGAGTACGCGGGGCGCAGCCCCTTCGCCCGCTATGTGCGCCTGGGCGTTAACAACCTGGCCGGGGTGCCCTCGGTGGTCTTTGGCCTGTTCGGGCTTTCGTTTTTCGTTACCTTCTGCGGGTTTGGGGTGAGCATTCTTTCGGGCGTGCTGACCCTGGCTGTGCTGACCCTGCCGGTGATCATCGGCACCGCGGAGGAAGCCCTGCGCAACGTGCCGGATACTTACCGCGAGGCCTCCCTGGCCCTGGGGGCCGCCAAATCCCAGACTATCGCCCGGGTGGTGCTGCCCTGTGCGCTGCCGGGCATGCTTACGGGGGCCATTCTGGGCGTGGCCCGCGCGGCGGGCGAAACGGCGGCCATCATGTTCACCGCCGCCGTGTTCTATACCCCGCGCACGCCCGATTCCGTGTTCAGCGCGGTCATGGCCCTGCCGTACCACATGTATGTGCTGGCCACGGCGGGCACGGAAATTGAGAAGACCCGCCCCTTGCAGTACGGCACGGGCCTGGTACTGCTGTTGCTGGTGCTGGGCATGAACCTGCTGGCCATCATCCTGCGTGACCGCCTGCAAAAGCGGGCCTGA
- the pstC gene encoding phosphate ABC transporter permease subunit PstC, giving the protein MRSTAMRENLVRHALAVLAGSSLLALGGIVLFLFMEGVPLFSEYSFLDFLFGKLWYPTEEPGLFGIFPLLAASLAVTLFSSLLAVPLGVLTAVYLTEIAHPGVRRLVKPFVELLAALPSVVLGFLGMVVLAPFLQDALGAASGLNLLNASLVLALMSVPTICSVSEDALYSVPRDLREASLALGATRWQTTVRVVVPAALSGIGTAVMLGMSRAIGETMVVLMVAGGAAILPTSLLDPVRPMPASIAAEMAEAPFRSEHYHALFAIGMVLFFLTLAFNVLAGHIAEKHRQAGTSSL; this is encoded by the coding sequence ATGCGCTCCACGGCAATGCGGGAAAATCTGGTACGGCATGCGTTGGCCGTCCTGGCAGGCAGTTCGCTGCTGGCCCTGGGCGGCATTGTGCTGTTTTTGTTCATGGAGGGCGTGCCGCTGTTCAGCGAATACTCCTTCCTGGATTTTTTGTTCGGCAAACTCTGGTACCCCACGGAAGAGCCCGGCCTGTTCGGCATCTTTCCGCTGCTGGCGGCCTCCCTGGCGGTGACGTTGTTTTCGTCCCTGCTGGCCGTGCCCCTGGGCGTGCTCACAGCCGTGTACCTGACGGAGATTGCCCACCCGGGCGTACGCCGCCTGGTCAAGCCTTTTGTGGAGCTGCTGGCGGCCCTGCCTTCTGTGGTGCTGGGTTTTCTGGGCATGGTGGTGCTGGCCCCTTTCCTGCAAGACGCCCTGGGCGCGGCATCGGGCCTCAATCTGCTCAACGCCTCCCTGGTGCTGGCCCTCATGAGCGTGCCCACCATCTGCTCCGTCTCTGAAGACGCCCTTTACAGCGTGCCGCGCGACCTGCGCGAGGCCTCCCTGGCCCTGGGGGCTACCCGCTGGCAGACCACGGTGCGCGTAGTGGTGCCCGCCGCTCTTTCGGGCATCGGCACGGCGGTGATGCTGGGCATGTCCCGCGCTATCGGCGAGACCATGGTGGTGCTCATGGTGGCGGGCGGCGCGGCCATCCTGCCCACGTCTCTGCTGGATCCCGTGCGGCCCATGCCCGCCTCCATAGCTGCGGAAATGGCCGAAGCCCCCTTCCGCAGCGAGCACTACCACGCCCTGTTCGCCATCGGCATGGTGCTCTTTTTTCTGACCCTGGCCTTCAACGTGCTGGCCGGGCACATTGCTGAAAAACACCGCCAGGCCGGCACCTCCAGCCTGTAA
- a CDS encoding phosphate ABC transporter substrate-binding protein codes for MSIGKKLVLALALLSLSAPAFAAKQVVINGSTTVLPVVQKAGEAFMAAHPDVELSISGDGSGNGLKALIEKQCDIAMSSRDIKGKEVDAAKKNGVNPQRTAIAVDAIVPVVNPANPVSGLTVDQLRDIYTGKITNWKDLGGADAKIVVISRDTSSGTFECWEEMIMKKQRVSPTALMQASNGAVVQAVSKNKNAIGYIGLGYVDKSTKGLTVNKVTANAQTALSKQWPIARELYIFTNGAPAGSAKDFVTYLLDPGKGQKNVQEVGYVPLSK; via the coding sequence ATGTCCATCGGCAAAAAGCTGGTTCTGGCCCTGGCCCTGCTGAGCCTGAGCGCCCCGGCCTTCGCGGCCAAACAGGTTGTCATCAATGGTTCCACCACGGTGCTGCCCGTGGTGCAGAAGGCGGGCGAGGCCTTTATGGCTGCGCATCCTGATGTGGAGCTGAGCATCTCCGGCGACGGTTCCGGCAACGGTCTCAAGGCCCTGATTGAAAAGCAGTGCGATATCGCCATGAGCTCGCGCGACATCAAGGGCAAGGAAGTGGACGCCGCCAAAAAGAACGGCGTGAACCCGCAGCGCACGGCCATCGCCGTGGACGCCATCGTGCCCGTGGTCAACCCCGCCAACCCCGTGAGCGGCCTGACCGTGGACCAGCTGCGTGACATCTACACCGGCAAGATCACCAACTGGAAGGACCTGGGCGGCGCGGACGCCAAAATCGTGGTCATCTCGCGCGACACCTCTTCCGGCACCTTTGAGTGCTGGGAAGAAATGATCATGAAGAAGCAGCGCGTTAGCCCCACGGCCCTTATGCAGGCCTCCAACGGCGCGGTGGTGCAGGCCGTTTCCAAGAATAAGAACGCCATCGGCTACATCGGCCTTGGGTATGTGGACAAGTCCACCAAGGGGCTTACGGTCAACAAGGTGACGGCCAACGCCCAGACCGCGCTTTCCAAGCAGTGGCCCATCGCGCGGGAGCTCTACATCTTCACCAACGGCGCGCCTGCCGGCAGCGCGAAAGACTTTGTGACCTACCTGCTGGATCCCGGCAAAGGCCAGAAGAACGTGCAGGAAGTGGGCTATGTGCCCCTGAGCAAATAA